Part of the Vigna angularis cultivar LongXiaoDou No.4 chromosome 1, ASM1680809v1, whole genome shotgun sequence genome, attattattattattattattattattattattattattattattattattattattattattattattattattattattattattattattattattattattattattattattattattattattattattattattattattattgatgagTTAGGAGTTCTTTTTTAGGTAGCTAGATTAGGTTCCCTCCGTAAAAAGGGCACTGCCCTTACATTTTTGCATGCGTGATGCCCTCCAAATGCCTTCCTTCTCCCTCTCTTTTCTGTGGTCCCATGACTCTCCTGTCGTTCACTCTTTCTTTCATCTGATGACACATTGGCTTCGTGTTAGATGATCTTTCGTTCCAGAAAATTTACTGTGTTTAAGATAtgagttttatattataataacacgtattttctatatctttataattttgttgGAGGATGATTGTATTTGCCATGTATATGTATgccttatttttaatttttatatcatttttcaaCCATAATAAACTTTATTGtgtaaggaaataaaaaatagttaagaatagtaatgatttttaaaaatatattcgattattttttatgattttattacagttgaattaaaactaaaattttatattaatcgagttttactttataaaaacaatcatttttaattttttttattatctttaacaacgttctttaattttttatacaaatattatattattaatccaGGAAATTATGATCAAATAAGTCAACttgaattttttaatgatattgaaatttgattcgtataataagtttaattgactaaataaattggttaatatatttaaatcttttgAGAAGTGTGATAAGAGATTTTTACATATGAAAAATACCAAATActaaatataatcaatatgctGATAATTAACTTAAACTATGCTTTATATTGCAAAATTTGGAAtaccttattattttttattttatcaatgacAAGTCAAAATCACGTTAAGACATCTCTTTCAACCCAAAGTTTTAAAACTCAATGtttgtaagttttattttttatacgatatcaaattttttttatttaatccaaaatttgtaagataataaatttataatttttttttcttacatgttCTCTAATTTTCTTATTCTCACTCAAACTCACACCTGATTCTCTAACCAAACATCCCCTAATGTAAGCCTAAGTTTCTTCTCAATTctttaatagaaataaaatataaatatcaagGACAATTGTTTGGGACAAAATATTCTATTGGTGGAATGAAATCATTATGGTGAGATTAAAACATAGTATGATAACTCAAGTGGATAAATCGCTTTgaatttgtatatataattagaGAGACATgcaaaatgtttatttttaaaagtgtttgacaTTATTCTTTTCAATTAGATAGGCaatgttttaatttcttttttaatcttataaaagtCCGTGATGGCAGTTGTAGAAGAACGATTTGTTAGGGTTCATCTAGAACTTCCAACGAATTACGTCGTAATCATATCTTCAATGCAATCTAAATCAACTGTTTTAATATTgcaattttaattatgtttctccttttcttaaaactatgaaaatatatatatatattccaatgATCGATCCATTGAATTTATATATACGAATATGGTTCTGATGCATTCCATATGTCCGcaatatatgtatttatgtgTTTTGAGTTTAGGGTAAAATAGCAAAAAGAATTTTATGGGAATTTTCACCAATAaagaacaatattttttttcaaaaaaacgAGATAAATGAATgagttattaataataataataattattattattatagttgtTGATTCCATCTCTTGTTAGAACATATAAAATGTACTCGTAAATATATGGATAAATCTATTTTGGAAAGGTAATTTGGAGTTTATTTAGATAGATTTtctatatataagtatatatttggagaaggaaaaaaacgaaagaaattctaaaactaaaactgattaaaaaaaaggtctctttcattaatttttcaatagattttttttaatttacgcatgggaaattttaaattacagaaaaaaaaaacatctttatattatttaatttccattttctATAAGcgcttctaattttttttaacatgaatTTAATCTTCAATCAGGTTTGCTTTGACTATAAATGTATTTAACGAAGCTGGGACCTTAAACCTTTACAAAGAAAAGAGTCAACAAAATTACTAAATTACACTACAGAGctaaaattatatcatttatatttttaatattaaatttcattatttatttgtttaatatacgtgtgtgtgtgtgacaCTGTCATTTATGTCACTCAtcttacattaaaaaaaacagcTATCAAGTTAAACCATAATGTAAAATCACATAACGAAAAATAATTTACtacataaatgttttaaatagaaATCACAAATTACAATCAAGTTGTATgaagttaaaaagaaatatcCCTTCAGTGAGtaattaaaaaagaagttaaatatataaatactattattcaatagaaaaataacactataacacataaattttttatattaatttgatattattattatttttatttcttttaaatataatttttttttataatattttatcttatactgtgtataaattgaatataaaaatgtatcataatattattactctattcaaaataattattcatcaGATGATAACTACAACCCTAGGATCGAAGAAAACCCTAATATTTTAGAAAGTAAACCCTAATCcgtgagaaaaaaataaaagtgtgtGGCTTTATCGATTAGGCGAATGCAACGTTGAGAAAGAAATTATTGGAGTCCTAATGATTACATGAAAGAGAAAATGTGACCTTCCAAGTTCCAGTTGGGTCATATTCTCTAATGCCTAAGTCAAGATTCATTCTAACACTATCCCTCCAACATATCTTCTCACTCCACCCAAAAAGCAAAGATATActtacatttaatatattattttccagTAAATATCTAGCTAGTGTgcttttcactttattttttaattattttctctttttaactTATAATAGTTTCCATGAATTTAATCACTAAAATTAGGGTAAATCTCTCAAATTAAGTTTCAACAATTTTTGAACATTTTCAGAAGGGTCAATCTTCCTGTTGGATATGGTTAATGCttaaaaaataatgagtttGAATCATAGATCGAGTAAAACACTAAAAGACTAATAATTATGACATAAAAGTAAAGTTGTTTAGAAAATGTTATcataaaagaaagcaaaagtCTAAACGGTGATGGTTTTGTAAAATGACATTTAGATTATGTTGACTGCTCATACCCATGCCACTCACTTTATTGTTCTTTCAATACATTAATCCACTTTTAATTGATCGTACAAATCACAACATCTCTTAACATTGacaatacaataaattaaatattaaaattttatgttttttaataacttttttttttcgtaaaaaAAGTCTATCTTGATTTTTCTACttaaaagattaatatttaCTATTAACGTTTAAGTTAGCACTAGATGAATAATCTTTATATTGTAATTCGATATTAAAAACTGTAAagtattataattatgatatcATAATATTCGTATAATCACTTTTGATTTTAAGAAAGATAAATATGGATAAGAACTACGAGAACAACTcttgtgaaaaaaatataaaataagagatatacgattaagattataatttcaaaaattgaataatattataaacttttctTCACTGCtacaacaataatattatattttttttaaaagcgCTTGTTTAGTTCAAAGATTTCACTTATATGAATGATAATTACAAATGGTTTGTGAGACCCACTTTGATATCGTATTCCTATAGTCAAATACctcattaatatttattttacaatgtTTTTAGGGAAAGGcaagagataaaataaaataaaatatataaaataaaagctaaattttaaaaatagaataaaaaataaaatataaatttaagaagcaaaagatatatttaatatcaaaatataaatatattgatagTGAGGTGTAAGTTGTGAGGAGGGTATCAAAAGGACTCTCTGAGCTAAAAGGCAGTGGGCCCATTATAGAATTGACGAGTTCAGATACCACTCtcaaaattttacttttcatttttcaacgttctttctaaattaaataaatttaaaattttgatatagagtgtgtatttattttttatataaaataaaaaagaaattaaaaataattgtactTAATATCATTAGGTATGATGCTAATTATATAGTGTTTAAACAATAAAAGTGTCGGCAAAACAGAACCATAAACAGACggacataaataaattttgattacgAAATATGGATCATGTGACACATAAACATATTATTACAATAATTGTctttaatttaatacatttattttaaatcaattaaattttagtagctttcaaaattaagataaaattagtGAGTAAGAAATTGATGTGAAGTTGTCATCGAAATTTATAAGTAGCGTATTGCCATAATACATGTAAGACAGAAAGTGAGTTGAAAAGAAAACGATAAAGAGTGAGAATCCGAATTATGGTTTGAAACTTGAAACTACATAAAGTGTTGGCAATAGAGATTATATGCTTAATTCCCACAAGGTACCGAGATAGATTGAAAGATTCCATAACATACCAAATTTGTCGCAAATAAAACCATTCTTGGCATCATCTTTTTCATCTATACTTCATAAAAAGCATTTTAATTTTTCGTGTCAAGAATCAGAATATTGTGCAGAGATTATCTACTTTTTTTGTTGATTCCAATGGAAAAACTCTAAAAATTACCAACCTTACAAAGACGAGTCACGAGTCAAGAGTGATATAAATAGAAAGTCCGTTATACTTACGTGTAAAGTTTCAACATAATAACAAGtaatatgacaaaaaaatagtttcaaaTCCGTTAATTATTCTGCGATTTAAATTAGGTTgagttgaaaaaaattaaaatttcaatagaGTCAATTTTGAGTCCGGTCCACTAAAAACTTAGTTCATTAGAGTTTAGTTCATGATGAGTCGGATTGACTTACAAACtcacataaatttattttttgtttttgttttttaattatatttgaagtttaagatgattttagattgtattatatatatatatatatatatatattattttgaattgttaagtttaatattattttggattgaaatttatttaaatttgaattagaatttttttaattaagtgaaCCTATAAGTGAACCAGTTTAACTCAGCAATTTGTGGCGAGTcaggttaaatttaaattttttttggctTACTAATAAGAGAGTCATGCTaggttgactcactaaataGCCAACCCATAATAAATCAAGCCGAGTTGAGTCGAATAGTCCGTTTCCACTAATCTTTATTTTTACAAGATGATAAAAGCTTAAAGTGGTTTTGCTTGGAACAATGATTTAACTATGGTGTTGTGTGTAATACACTAATCTCACACCAAAAGTTACTTATATTCCctaacaagaacaaaaataaatcacttGGGATTAGttagaaacaaataaaactcGAATGAAAAGTTCCGCAGTTGTAGGCAAAATTAAGTTATGCATCTAACTTTTTAAACTCCTTAAACAAACACTTTTTGTTTCATAATTAAAGACATAATTTACTAGCTAAAGTTATGTGCTTTAACTGTCTTTACAAGTTACTAAATAAGTGGGTCCTTGCTCTACATGGAAAATGAgtcataattattaattattaattacaaattaaaagtaattgCGTAActgattatatttaattagtcCATTCTCAGAAAAATAGTCAAAACTGATGGTATTTGTAAAGGTTTAACCTATAACTtcagttaacatttttttaatatttataagtgCGTGAAGGTGAAGTAAGCGTGGAACAAAAATTGACTGAGAAAAGAATTAGATGATTGATGAAAACGAAGTTTCAAAGGTGAGAAGTGAATCATACTCAAAAGGATTAtccaaaaaaaagaaagtgtttgaACTTTTTAATTTCTGCGTTTGTGGATGGCTGGGTTTAAGCTCCAAACTTAAAAGTAACAAATCATGATCATTTCTACGAGTAGGCCCATTTATGTAGCCCATTTGTATGGCCCATTTTGAGTGCAAAGAAAGTTTCAACCACAAACAAAATCCAGAGGTTTCTCTCTACACCTCTCCACTTTTCTCCCTACACTCCCCATTTCAAAAATACCTTCATTCAACGGATTTCAAGATTGTTGAAGCTTTCTtcaatgaatttcaaaattattgaagGATTTTTTGTTTAACGGATTTCGAAATCCGTTAAAGAGAAAATATGGAATGTAGGGTTTTTTTGAAATACAAGGgtagttttggaatttttagaaaatgtggaagtgcaggaagaaatGTGGGATAGTGTAGGGAGAAACACTCCAAAATCCAAGGCTTATTCAACCTTCCATTCCAATGGTCTGATTAGTTACGAGGAGCAATGATGGGCTCGTTTTGGTAAATTGGGCCCAATATCATTTGCTAGGAGAACACCCATGCATTGTTATTCGATGCGAAATTCTATTGGAGGAAATTTGGTAGTCTAAACGATTGCTTTCGTATTAGGTATCATTCACAATAATTTTTGCGACGAATTCATTTGATTCACTTTTGATTTATTGTTGAAATGTCATTCGTTTTCTGTGTTTGCAAAGGATGGCTTCAATAATTGAACAGCGCTATTGTTGGCATTGATGTTTTTCATTGATATGATTGGAAAAGTCAAAATTAAAAGACACGGTTGAAATAACGACGAAATGCACATTAAAAGCAATTAACATGCCCATAAATACGATTTCAAAAATTCCGACCAACACCAATAAAACAGGTGAAGCAAGCAGGGGAATACAATCacgttaactttttttcaaGTAATCATCATCTTGTAGAGTCATTcaaatcattaaatattatgaaaaagaaaatagtacgTTTGATCGATGCATTTAACATTTCAGCACCAGCGAGGgttccatttatttttaaaaatatatttcgaGAATTGGTTTTCGATTTAAAGATGATTGTTGAATTGGGTAAATCACATACCTATATTAAGCTTTTCAATTCATCCAAAAGCaacttaaatttaatcaaatttactgataaattttatttattatgtatcgAGTTTCTgttaatcataaatttatattgaaaCCTATAAACATAAATATGCATTGAAAATATACTTTActgtatttattataaatttaaaattttactgtAATTTTTATCGATTAAATTACTGATTTTGAGTGTTGGTTTACCTTCTATATGAGATTTTCTACCCTCACACTGTAATGAAtttaaacattctccatttGTTTAGAGTTCATAAAGAGATGTGAATTGTTTCATTTCAAAAGCACGCAAGAAGAAACATTAGCGTTGATATGTATATAGTTTTTGCAAGCATCACCCTCGCTAATTTGGACATTTATACTTTTGTACGATTCCCGATGACGTTGTGCCCGTGAGCACAGTATTCTGTTCAAGATATATGAGCATCGTGTTCTTCTAGTTTAATCGTGTTTTATATACGAAAGAACTTATGTTTTTGTGGATTCAAGTGTCACAACAACACAGCCACACGTGATTGAATCGATTCCATGATTGTGAAAACTGATCCCTTCTTTCGAAGAAGTTGATAATTATCTGTGAGCAGAATCCACATGGTAAGGCCCCATTGGAATGTGAAAATCAAAACACTTATCTATCCCAATCCCATCAAAGTATAAAGTTCCCTAAAGGTAAAATTTTCAGACAGATGTgttagaaacaaaaacaaaatgataaaaaagtcCGAATGGACTAGACAGAGGATAAAACAAAGGAAAACCAGAAAATGCCAAAGTTGTTCATTTTGACCCAAAAATCTGCATATTCCACCACAAACCATCGGCAGCAGCAGACACTGGTTAACCCCAATTGAATGATAgtactaataatataatatacataatCTTTAACAGTATTGGGTagcagaaaaaagaaagaaaaccgATCGATCGAAATTCCAGCACCAAAGTTACAAAAGAGAACAAAGCATTGATTGATCGTTTGTTTGTGTCTAAAAGTCAAGAGGTTTGTGTTAAACCTTTGTCTTCCTCCTTGTTACTATTATTACCGTGGAAGATGTGGTTGGTGTCGTTGTTGGTGTtgttactactactactactcaAGTACCTGCAGAGAACCTTACATTTCACTGCACTGCCATAGACATAAAACCCTGGCGTAACCATTATTCTGACCACACTAGGGACCAACTTTGAAGCCTTGTCCCCACCCATATCTTCCATGTAAACCGAATCAAAGCTAACCCCTTTGTCCACTCTGAAGATTGGCAGACTAGGGTGCACCGAGTTTGCCAGCAAGTGCACCATCCACACGCTCTTCGAGGCCCCAAAGAAGGCCTGCAACAGGGGTTCGGGCCAGGCACGGTTCCAACCCAACATCGCAACAATCTCGCTCATTTTCCTATCACAGAACCTGCTGAACTCTTCGCTGAAGTGCCTCGTTCCCTTGCTCAGAACCTCCTCCCACGTCAACCCCTGAAGCATGTTGAAGCATCGGAAACTCTCCTCGCACCGTTCAACCGGGTTCAGCACCGCGTTGCAGGCGTTCTTCTGGAACCCTATGGTTTCGAAGTCCTCGAAGAACGTTCTGTTGAGGAGGGCCTCCAGGTAGAAAAGCAGGCTTCTGGGGTTCTTTGAGAAGGAGATTTTCACGTCGTAAGGTTGGAGCAAAAACGAGACTTTCTCGTACACCTTGCTTCCCATGTGCCTCAGTTGCATGGTCAAGGAACGAGAGAGAAGCTTAACGGACGATCTCGCTTCGGAAACCGACACCAAGAAGTGCTGAATCACCGCGTCCTGGTGAAGCGTTTGACTCTGTTTGAAGGGCGTGGGAGAAGAGACGGCGTTGGCGTTGGCGCATTGTTCGAGGCCGGATTTCAAGCTGTGGCAATAGAGTTCGAGCTTGTTGAGCTTCTTCTCGAGCTCCCCCATGGAATGCATGAGTCTGGAAGCTTCGAGAAGGGCCTCGTCCCGTTTCCTGGTGGCGTGGAGGAGCTTGTGAGAGAGTTCTGCCACCGCCATTTTCCACTGTTCCTCTCTGGAAGCCGGAAGAGGGTTGTGGTGCGACGACGACATGGGGCTCTTGCGGGTGAGTTTGGAGACGAGGGACCTGAAAATGCCATTGGGGCTGGCGAGGAGAGAGGAGGATTGCTTTGTGTGGGAGGCATTGTGGTTGGCGGCGTGATCGAAGGGAAGTATGAAGATTTTGTCTCTGGAGTGTGGCCTGCACTTGTTGCAAGACACGGAGGAATCTTCGTCGGATTCGGATCTCTTTTTCTTGTGGGTGTTGGATTTAGTGTTGATAATGGGCGTGGGAGGATGGTGGTGGTGAGAGGGTGTGCTTCTGGTGTGCCTTGTTGTTTCTTCTCCGGCGAGTTCGTCGAATTCACGGTCCTCTTGAATCtgcaagaagaaaaaggaatttagaaaatgagaagaaggaggaagaaggaggaagaagagagaagaaggcACAGACGGGAGTGAAATGAGGTGATTTGGAGGAGGAAGCCATGAGAGTttgtgagagagaaagagaagagtgTGAGACTGAGCTaatgttgaagaagaagaagaagaagaatgtggTGGTCCATGATATGAGAAACGAGTGAGAgattaaagataacaataataaataaggGGTAATGAATGGAGTGAAGAGATTCAACTACTGCTATTTATTGAGAGTGCGGTGGATCACGAAACCACCAACCACGTCTCTGTCTTCTTGAGAGAGATAGCCTCAGTGCATGTGAACCTATTTATGACCTTCACTTCCTTCTTCTTAGTATGAAAATTCTACTACAtagctaaaataaaaataaaatgtttggaTAGGGTAGAGAACAtgtataatgaaaataaaataaaaatatacatgtaTAATGAAAGGAAAATGTGAGG contains:
- the LOC108323389 gene encoding IRK-interacting protein — encoded protein: MASSSKSPHFTPIQEDREFDELAGEETTRHTRSTPSHHHHPPTPIINTKSNTHKKKRSESDEDSSVSCNKCRPHSRDKIFILPFDHAANHNASHTKQSSSLLASPNGIFRSLVSKLTRKSPMSSSHHNPLPASREEQWKMAVAELSHKLLHATRKRDEALLEASRLMHSMGELEKKLNKLELYCHSLKSGLEQCANANAVSSPTPFKQSQTLHQDAVIQHFLVSVSEARSSVKLLSRSLTMQLRHMGSKVYEKVSFLLQPYDVKISFSKNPRSLLFYLEALLNRTFFEDFETIGFQKNACNAVLNPVERCEESFRCFNMLQGLTWEEVLSKGTRHFSEEFSRFCDRKMSEIVAMLGWNRAWPEPLLQAFFGASKSVWMVHLLANSVHPSLPIFRVDKGVSFDSVYMEDMGGDKASKLVPSVVRIMVTPGFYVYGSAVKCKVLCRYLSSSSSNNTNNDTNHIFHGNNSNKEEDKGLTQTS